The sequence AGCAAAGCTGGCTTCTTTTAAGGCCGATATTCCCTTCATAAGCTTTCCTACAACTGCTTCTCACGATGGCATTGCAAGCGCAAACGCTTCAATAAAGGATCTCGGCACCAAAACCTCAGTGAAGGCTCGACCCCCTGTAGCGATTATTGCAGATGTTGAGGTTATAAAAACCGCTCCCTATAGGTACCTTGCAGCTGGAGTTGGTGATATGATAAGCAACCTCACAGCGGTAAAGGACTGGGAGCTGGCCCATAAAATTAAGGGAGAATATTTCAGTGAATACGCTGCTTCGCTTTCTCTTATGAGCGCAAAGATGGTTATCAAGAACGCTGACATTATACGATTGGGCAACGAGGAAAGCGTGAGAAAGGTGATAAAGGGATTGATCTCAAGCGGTGTAGCAATGAGTATAGCCGGTTCCTCCAGACCTGCAAGCGGTGCGGAACATCTTTTCAGCCATGCATTGGATGCAATAGCTCCAAAGCCTGCCCTTCATGGAGAGCAGTGTGGGGTGGGAACAATAATAATGGCTTATCTGCATGGCCTTAAGTGGCAAAAGATTAGGGAAACCTTAAAGAAGGTTGGGGCACCTACTAATGCATACGAGTTGGGGATTGATCCAGAGTACATTGTGGAGGCATTAACAATAGCCCACACAATTAGGCCCGAGAGGTACACGATTTTGGGTAAAGATGGCCTCACAAGGGAGGCGGCTGAGAAAGCGGCTAAAATAACGGGTGTAATATGATTATCCTTCATAGGAGGTGTTAAAATGGTAATCACGCTGGTTGGAGAAAAGCTTGCAAAACCCGGGGCAGAGTTCATCTATTACGGCCCAGCAGATCCATGTAAAAGCTGCAGATTGGCAAGGGTCTGTGTAGGCAACCTCGAACCTGGAAGGAGGTACAAAGTTGTAAGGGTCAGAAACATAGAGCACTCCTGTCCCCTCCATGAGGGGAAAGTAAGAGTGGTAGAAGTAGTGGAACCGGCAATAGAAATAGCAATAGAGCCAAGAATTGCAATAGTCGGATCAAAGATAAAGCTGAGCTTTGTGGATTGCAGTGATCCGGAGAAGCAAAACCTTGTTAGACCCGAGGGGCTTTTTGAAGGTGATAGTGTCAAAATTCTTGAAATTCTTGGGGATTTTGAATGTGATGGGAAAAAATACAAACTTGCCCGTGTTATGCGGGAAAAAGAGTGACTACCTCTTCTTTTCTACTTTTGTGAAGGCTATTAGCTCTTCTTCAAACACTTTCAATTTGTAAGCCCTCAGCTTCCCGAGGAGGAACATCTTTATGGCCTCCATGATTGTCTCGCGTCTTTTCAAATTCTTTTGAGCCTCTTCAACGCTAACGGCTCTAAATTTGAGCTTTCCTCCCGGCCTTGTTTGAGCTACTTTTGGAACATCTATCCTAGCAACAACTCCAATCTTTGCATATCCTCCAGTTGTTTGTCTATCAGCGAGCATTATTATCGGCTTGCCACTTTTTGGGACTTGAATAGAGCCGAGGGGAATGGCATCGGTGATTATATCGGCACCTTTTTCCGAGTGCTCTATTGCCGGCCCTTCTAGGCGATACCCCATCCTATCGGACTCAGCTGTTACTTCATAAGTTGAGCTCAGGAATGTTTTAATGCCTTCCTCTGTAAAGTGCTCCTCTTGTGGCCCTAAAATCACCATAACTTCACTCTCGTTCGAATATTTCGGCACAAACTCCTTCGGAAGCTTTTTGCCTTCCTTTTCGGTTAAAATTGCGTAGCCCAAGCTTAGAGTATCCCCGCTTTTCAATGCCCTGCCAAAGTTTGCCCTTATATAGGTGGAGCAGCTGCCAAGAATTGGCTCACACTTTATCCCTCCGGCAAAGGCTATGTAGCCGTACATGCCACTTTTTAGAGTTCCTACCTCCAACACATCGCCCCTCTTTGCCCAGTAGCTCTCCCAGGGGTTAATAGGGATGCCGTTTAGTTTTGCATCAACATCTCCTCCTATGGCGAAAACCGCTGAAAAATGAAACCTTATGGTTGGTCCCCTCAGGACAAATTCAAGCAGAGGTGTATTATCCTCATTCCCTACGAGATAGTTTGCCAATCTGGCAGAGACCTCATCCATAACCCCACTTACCGGCACTCCGAACTTTTGATAGCCTGTTCTTCCCAAGTCTTGGATTGTCATTAGCGAAGGAACGTTAACAAGCTCTATCATTGTTCTCGCCCCATTCTTGCTTATAAATCTCCCAGAACTCTTCGTCACTTATAGGCACAAACTTAACGTAATCTCCAGCCTTTACTATACTTGGCGGGCTTTTAGAAGGATCAAAGGTTTTCAAGGGTGTTCTTCCAATTAAGCGCCATCCTCCAGGGCTTTCTATGGCATACCATCCCGTTTGCTTCCCAGCTATGCCCACACTCCCGGCTGGAACTTTTAAGCGCGGCTTCTCAAGCCTTGGTGTTGCAATCCTCTCGTCCATCCCGCCAAGATAAGCAAACCCTGGTAGAAATCCAAGCATATAAACTCTATAGAGGGGCTTTGAGTGTATCTCAATGACTTCCTCAACCGTTAGTCCATTGTACTCCGCAACGAACTCTATGTCCGGGCCGAACTCTCCTCCATAGGCAACAGGTATCTCGATGATTCTCTTTTTCTCCTCTCTGGACTCCGCAGAAAGGAAGGGCTTTACGGCTTCGAGAACTTCAGAGTATGAGACTTTGAGGGGGTCGTAGTAGATATAAACGCTTGTGTAAGTTGGCACAACTTCAATGAGCCACTCTGGAGCTGCTTCCTCAATTGCTTCCGCAACGGCATGGACTTTTTTATTAACCTCTTCATCGATTTCATCGCCAAAAATTATTGCTATGGCTGAATCGCCAGCCGGTTTAAAAATTGGAAACATAGAAATCACCTATAGTCAGGTTTTAGAATATTCAGCCCAGAAATCTTTTCAAAATGCCTTGTGTTGTAGGTTACAATTGTTAGTCCATTTCGTAGT comes from Thermococcus litoralis DSM 5473 and encodes:
- a CDS encoding NAD(P)-dependent glycerol-1-phosphate dehydrogenase, which gives rise to MHLMELPREVLLGENLKDKVSQVAKRLKLGEKALILYGPKTKEIAGKDVEKHLKDFFEVEGLIVKEASMKEVEKTLNVIRNEGINWVIGVGGGSIIDVAKLASFKADIPFISFPTTASHDGIASANASIKDLGTKTSVKARPPVAIIADVEVIKTAPYRYLAAGVGDMISNLTAVKDWELAHKIKGEYFSEYAASLSLMSAKMVIKNADIIRLGNEESVRKVIKGLISSGVAMSIAGSSRPASGAEHLFSHALDAIAPKPALHGEQCGVGTIIMAYLHGLKWQKIRETLKKVGAPTNAYELGIDPEYIVEALTIAHTIRPERYTILGKDGLTREAAEKAAKITGVI
- a CDS encoding UPF0179 family protein; translated protein: MVITLVGEKLAKPGAEFIYYGPADPCKSCRLARVCVGNLEPGRRYKVVRVRNIEHSCPLHEGKVRVVEVVEPAIEIAIEPRIAIVGSKIKLSFVDCSDPEKQNLVRPEGLFEGDSVKILEILGDFECDGKKYKLARVMREKE
- a CDS encoding 5-oxoprolinase subunit C family protein; translated protein: MIELVNVPSLMTIQDLGRTGYQKFGVPVSGVMDEVSARLANYLVGNEDNTPLLEFVLRGPTIRFHFSAVFAIGGDVDAKLNGIPINPWESYWAKRGDVLEVGTLKSGMYGYIAFAGGIKCEPILGSCSTYIRANFGRALKSGDTLSLGYAILTEKEGKKLPKEFVPKYSNESEVMVILGPQEEHFTEEGIKTFLSSTYEVTAESDRMGYRLEGPAIEHSEKGADIITDAIPLGSIQVPKSGKPIIMLADRQTTGGYAKIGVVARIDVPKVAQTRPGGKLKFRAVSVEEAQKNLKRRETIMEAIKMFLLGKLRAYKLKVFEEELIAFTKVEKKR
- the pxpB gene encoding 5-oxoprolinase subunit PxpB produces the protein MFPIFKPAGDSAIAIIFGDEIDEEVNKKVHAVAEAIEEAAPEWLIEVVPTYTSVYIYYDPLKVSYSEVLEAVKPFLSAESREEKKRIIEIPVAYGGEFGPDIEFVAEYNGLTVEEVIEIHSKPLYRVYMLGFLPGFAYLGGMDERIATPRLEKPRLKVPAGSVGIAGKQTGWYAIESPGGWRLIGRTPLKTFDPSKSPPSIVKAGDYVKFVPISDEEFWEIYKQEWGENNDRAC